In Methanosphaera sp. ISO3-F5, a genomic segment contains:
- a CDS encoding beta strand repeat-containing protein, translating into MKIKGKYFIIFLFLIITLISTTVAADTDNITQTTTTIENTPTTETQTITENEKIQTYDNNYEDEKKIIKTKNNIKTASSSIDITEENFNEYFTKTNNNYGINETKIEENKDNIYNIKYLPENAEVITITTNNNKYENTTLTLNGAGKQLKNTAIRIDNTFKNITIENLEIIYNDTYNSSDFIIITNPTKYCTLQNLNITANRSDSSSKGYILDIRTPGTIENLNINTNFVETNQDNNPEGTKRPNYVPVNIESDNILFKNNELTLNNWMESYSLKTSLGIYSNGNNNTFINNHITLNAHEYAYALRIYGDNNIVSDNEIEVYSETYANGVGIESASNNNTIKNNRIHVVAGDDFSPFNNAQVVYAIMATEYTYHGSNYTAKANSPSNNKIINNTLTGQARQFYGYEQFGGVNTLIENNTIECVEANSPEGIGVIGENITIKNNKINLIGKSSDWDPTVDYVKSINSGIYTSYSSKGIKILGNTINIGKGRGILVQSSNVKIEDNTVFTDNYDYAIEISKKNTILYQNNLYSDLGSGLDTVNGTYNLVKIVTPETFSEYITDGLLNDDVNNGETLDFRGKFDGEQYSFTINKPVNIISSTGDAFFSFFSTPKAEGTSELPDNSFIITGEGSGSNITGIQFENTMIVTNEAHNVTFDNITSICNSGYGWGRGSTSIRNSENITIKNSYFNTSDNNGVSSVVFAASQNCVLENSTVVGSGFVGNLVYATTYNIDVDTDYGNNNITIRNNKIIARNLEQGIATCYSVCLTGTNITVENNYIENNNGYLINTQYREAGYDVKGKEGSLNIVNNSFAPGRILLTFNPCTIANNTFYGNVTLIVTNETIQQNNTIKDENENPYLEEEEKTIHPTNVVVNAPTSYTYDESNTFTVTVTDLKTGQKISRGYLEVYADGYHYKNITINSESTTFVYANPTHGTHRVRVWFYPEDTNTLEQSQKLHTIVSKKIEGQLKVEAKNNPEIGETITLKATYTLNKNLPHKANITFELPGQKPITLTAVNNTATLETTITTDYIRNILGGREQNIKITAITDNPNIEITEISTKLGVKQATTSIEITPTQSKIGQATTITATVKTPNNTTINTGTITFTDKNGKTIATSNVNNNKATTIITFNNVGSETITATYTGTVHFKNSDKTSTITVTKLDTKITSTASTAKYGEKTTITGKLADENNKAITNADITITINGVQNKVTTNNNGEYTLTTNINKVGQNTATITYNGNTNYNPTSTTTTINVNKQDTIVTINSIPARKYNESVTITGTLKDKNGKTIANANIKLNINNKETTVTTNNIGTYTYTTQADTTGTNNIIISFVGNTNYNSANTQTTFIVTKDTKITINTKNVKYEETITITGKLADENNKAISNTDITLTLNNNKHNIKTNNNGEYTYTTTATTIGTNNVTVTYNGNSNYNPTSTTTTITINKQDTLVTTNTIPATKYTESVTITGTLKDKNGKTLANQNIKLNINGNTVTVKTDKNGAFSYKHTTNTVGTNNLTVTFAGNNNYNNGNTQTTFTVNKQDTTITLNNIKSTYTSNTTITGKLTTNDGKILANQNIKLNINGKTTTIKTDKNGIITYKYQTNKVGTNNITITYNGNTNYQGTTLKKTFTVSKLDLKITINKITTVAYGEKIIIKGTFKDKNGKILGNSKLKLNINGKTTTIKTDKNGIFTYKHTTQKVGTNNITISHQGTKNYNKITKKTTFKVTKQNLKITLNRTNKVGYGSKVYVKGQLTDKHSKIIRNTVITININGKIIRAKTNSKGIYNHSLTTTKLGSNTITVTYPGNKNYNKITKKTTFTVTKQTVKITTNTKQVKGSKKVTVTGKLTTKDGKALRNSKVTLTINGKKKTAKTNTKGAYTLTVTAKTGKNTLIASFTGNKYYNKYTGAKKVFSIA; encoded by the coding sequence ATGAAAATAAAAGGGAAATACTTTATTATTTTTCTTTTCTTAATCATAACATTAATATCAACAACAGTAGCAGCCGATACCGATAACATTACACAAACCACAACAACAATAGAAAACACACCCACAACAGAGACACAAACAATAACAGAAAATGAAAAAATACAAACATATGACAATAATTATGAAGACGAAAAGAAAATAATAAAAACAAAAAATAATATAAAAACAGCAAGTAGCTCCATAGATATAACAGAAGAAAACTTCAACGAATACTTCACAAAAACAAACAATAACTACGGCATTAATGAAACAAAAATTGAAGAAAACAAAGATAACATCTACAACATTAAATACCTACCAGAAAATGCAGAAGTAATCACCATAACCACAAATAACAACAAATATGAAAACACCACACTAACACTAAACGGAGCAGGAAAACAACTAAAAAACACTGCAATAAGAATAGATAACACATTCAAAAATATTACCATAGAAAACTTGGAAATAATATACAATGATACATACAATTCAAGCGATTTCATCATAATAACAAACCCAACAAAATATTGCACACTACAAAACTTAAACATAACTGCAAATAGGTCCGATAGCTCATCAAAAGGATACATACTCGATATAAGAACACCAGGAACTATAGAAAACCTGAATATTAACACAAATTTTGTAGAAACAAACCAAGACAATAATCCTGAAGGAACTAAACGACCTAATTATGTTCCAGTGAACATAGAATCAGACAATATACTCTTCAAAAACAATGAGTTAACATTAAATAACTGGATGGAATCTTATTCATTAAAAACTTCCCTAGGAATTTATAGTAATGGAAACAACAACACATTTATTAACAACCATATTACATTAAATGCCCATGAATATGCATATGCTCTAAGAATTTATGGTGATAATAATATTGTAAGTGATAATGAAATAGAAGTATATTCAGAAACTTATGCTAACGGTGTTGGAATAGAATCAGCATCCAATAACAATACCATTAAAAACAACAGAATACACGTAGTTGCAGGCGACGATTTTAGTCCTTTCAACAATGCCCAAGTTGTTTATGCAATAATGGCCACAGAATATACTTACCATGGATCAAATTATACTGCTAAAGCAAATTCTCCATCAAATAATAAAATAATTAACAACACCTTAACAGGCCAGGCAAGACAATTTTATGGATATGAACAATTTGGTGGTGTTAACACACTAATAGAAAACAATACCATAGAATGTGTGGAAGCTAATTCCCCTGAAGGTATAGGAGTTATTGGAGAAAACATAACCATAAAAAATAATAAGATCAACCTCATCGGAAAAAGCAGTGACTGGGACCCTACCGTAGATTACGTTAAATCCATAAATTCAGGAATATACACTTCTTATAGTTCCAAAGGAATAAAAATATTAGGAAACACCATAAATATTGGTAAAGGTAGAGGAATACTAGTTCAATCATCCAATGTTAAAATAGAAGACAACACAGTGTTTACTGATAATTATGATTACGCAATTGAAATATCCAAAAAAAATACAATATTATACCAGAACAATTTGTATTCTGACTTAGGTAGTGGACTTGACACTGTTAATGGAACTTACAATCTTGTGAAAATAGTGACACCAGAAACATTTTCAGAGTATATTACAGATGGTTTATTGAATGATGATGTTAATAATGGAGAAACATTAGACTTCCGAGGCAAATTTGATGGTGAACAATACTCATTCACTATAAACAAGCCAGTGAATATAATATCAAGTACTGGTGATGCTTTCTTCAGTTTCTTCTCAACACCAAAAGCAGAAGGAACAAGTGAATTACCAGACAACTCTTTCATAATAACAGGGGAAGGTTCTGGAAGTAACATTACTGGAATACAGTTTGAAAATACGATGATAGTTACAAATGAAGCACATAATGTAACCTTTGATAATATTACATCAATATGTAATAGTGGTTATGGTTGGGGTAGAGGATCAACCAGTATAAGAAATAGTGAAAACATAACAATCAAGAACTCATACTTCAACACATCAGATAATAATGGAGTAAGTAGTGTAGTGTTTGCTGCATCACAAAACTGTGTGCTTGAAAACAGCACAGTAGTGGGCAGTGGATTTGTCGGAAACCTTGTTTATGCTACAACTTATAATATAGATGTAGATACTGATTATGGTAACAATAACATTACCATAAGAAACAATAAAATAATAGCTCGTAACTTAGAACAGGGTATAGCAACATGTTATAGTGTATGTTTAACTGGAACAAATATTACTGTTGAAAATAATTATATTGAAAACAATAATGGATACCTTATAAACACACAATACCGAGAGGCGGGTTATGATGTTAAAGGTAAGGAAGGTTCATTAAACATAGTTAATAATTCATTTGCACCTGGAAGAATATTATTAACATTTAATCCATGCACCATAGCAAACAATACTTTCTATGGAAATGTAACATTAATCGTGACAAATGAAACGATCCAACAAAATAATACAATTAAAGATGAAAATGAAAATCCATACCTGGAAGAAGAAGAGAAAACAATACATCCTACAAATGTAGTGGTGAATGCACCTACAAGTTATACTTATGATGAAAGCAATACTTTCACAGTTACTGTTACAGACCTGAAGACTGGTCAAAAAATATCAAGAGGATATCTTGAAGTATATGCAGATGGTTACCATTATAAAAATATTACAATAAATAGTGAAAGCACAACATTCGTATATGCTAACCCTACTCATGGAACCCATAGGGTAAGAGTATGGTTCTACCCAGAGGATACCAATACACTTGAACAAAGCCAGAAATTACATACAATAGTATCCAAGAAAATTGAAGGACAATTAAAAGTAGAAGCAAAAAACAACCCAGAAATTGGAGAAACAATAACATTAAAAGCAACATACACCTTAAACAAAAACCTACCACACAAAGCAAACATAACATTTGAACTACCAGGACAAAAACCAATAACCCTAACAGCAGTAAACAATACAGCAACACTAGAAACAACCATAACAACCGATTACATACGAAACATACTTGGAGGAAGAGAACAAAACATAAAAATCACGGCAATAACAGATAATCCAAACATAGAAATAACAGAAATCAGCACAAAACTAGGAGTAAAACAGGCAACCACCAGTATTGAAATAACACCAACACAATCCAAAATAGGACAAGCAACCACCATAACAGCAACAGTTAAAACACCAAACAACACAACAATAAACACGGGAACAATAACATTCACAGATAAAAACGGGAAAACAATAGCAACATCAAATGTTAATAACAATAAAGCAACCACCATTATAACATTTAATAATGTGGGAAGTGAAACAATAACTGCAACATACACAGGAACAGTTCACTTCAAAAATAGTGACAAAACAAGCACAATAACCGTGACAAAACTTGATACCAAAATCACAAGCACAGCAAGCACTGCCAAATATGGAGAAAAAACCACAATAACAGGAAAACTAGCCGACGAAAACAACAAAGCAATAACCAATGCAGACATCACAATCACAATCAACGGAGTACAAAACAAGGTAACAACAAACAATAATGGAGAATACACACTCACAACCAACATAAACAAGGTAGGACAAAACACAGCAACAATAACTTATAATGGAAACACTAACTATAACCCAACCAGTACAACCACCACAATAAACGTAAACAAACAAGACACCATAGTCACAATAAACAGTATCCCAGCCAGAAAATACAATGAAAGTGTAACAATCACAGGAACACTCAAAGACAAAAACGGTAAAACAATAGCAAACGCCAACATAAAACTAAACATAAACAATAAAGAAACAACAGTAACCACGAACAACATAGGAACATACACATACACAACACAAGCTGACACCACAGGAACAAATAACATTATAATATCATTTGTTGGAAACACTAACTACAACAGTGCCAATACACAGACAACATTCATAGTAACTAAAGACACAAAAATCACAATCAATACAAAAAATGTTAAATATGAAGAAACAATCACAATAACAGGAAAACTAGCCGACGAAAACAACAAAGCAATAAGCAACACAGACATCACACTAACACTAAACAACAACAAACACAACATAAAAACAAACAACAACGGAGAATACACATACACAACAACAGCAACCACCATAGGAACAAACAATGTAACAGTAACATACAATGGAAACAGCAACTACAACCCAACCAGCACAACCACAACCATCACAATAAACAAACAAGACACCCTAGTCACAACCAATACTATACCAGCAACTAAATACACTGAAAGTGTAACAATCACAGGAACACTAAAAGACAAAAACGGTAAAACACTAGCAAACCAAAACATCAAACTAAACATTAACGGAAATACAGTCACAGTAAAAACAGATAAAAACGGAGCATTCTCCTATAAACACACAACAAACACAGTAGGAACAAACAACCTGACAGTAACATTTGCTGGCAATAATAACTACAACAATGGCAATACACAGACAACTTTCACAGTAAACAAACAAGACACCACTATCACATTAAACAATATAAAATCCACATACACCAGTAACACAACAATCACAGGAAAACTCACAACCAATGACGGTAAAATATTAGCAAACCAAAATATCAAACTAAACATCAACGGAAAAACAACCACAATAAAAACAGACAAAAACGGAATCATAACCTACAAGTACCAGACAAACAAAGTAGGAACAAACAACATCACCATAACATACAATGGAAACACCAACTACCAGGGTACAACACTTAAGAAAACATTCACTGTAAGCAAATTGGACCTTAAAATTACAATAAACAAAATAACAACAGTTGCCTATGGTGAAAAGATAATAATCAAGGGAACATTCAAAGACAAAAACGGTAAAATACTAGGAAACAGTAAACTAAAACTCAACATCAACGGAAAAACAACCACAATAAAAACAGACAAAAATGGAATATTCACATACAAACACACCACACAAAAAGTTGGAACAAACAATATCACAATATCACATCAGGGAACAAAAAACTACAATAAAATCACCAAGAAAACCACATTCAAAGTAACCAAACAAAACCTGAAAATCACACTAAACAGGACAAACAAGGTAGGCTACGGATCCAAAGTATACGTCAAAGGACAACTAACAGATAAACATAGTAAAATAATAAGAAACACAGTAATAACCATAAACATTAACGGCAAAATCATAAGAGCCAAAACCAACAGCAAAGGAATATACAACCATAGCCTAACAACAACCAAACTAGGAAGCAACACGATAACAGTAACATACCCTGGAAACAAAAACTATAATAAAATCACCAAGAAAACCACATTCACAGTAACCAAACAAACAGTAAAAATAACCACAAATACTAAACAGGTAAAAGGAAGCAAAAAAGTAACAGTCACTGGAAAACTAACAACCAAGGATGGTAAAGCATTAAGAAACAGTAAAGTAACACTCACAATCAATGGTAAAAAGAAAACCGCGAAAACAAACACCAAAGGAGCTTACACATTAACAGTTACTGCTAAAACGGGTAAGAATACTTTGATTGCTAGTTTCACAGGAAACAAGTATTATAATAAGTATACTGGAGCTAAAAAAGTCTTCAGTATTGCTTAG
- a CDS encoding DUF2149 domain-containing protein, whose product MSLRRSRLRETEEDIDPMSSATNMTDIMLVLAVGFLIFAVMSTGLQNIMFSDMSPQEKQAIMQQAQQTVEVEQGQEIKDLPESIEDSSSGYTKTGTVYTDPKTGRQYMTTS is encoded by the coding sequence ATGTCCCTAAGACGGAGTAGACTAAGAGAAACAGAAGAAGATATAGACCCAATGTCATCAGCAACCAACATGACAGATATCATGCTAGTACTAGCAGTAGGATTCCTCATATTTGCAGTAATGTCTACAGGACTACAAAACATCATGTTCAGTGACATGAGCCCACAAGAAAAACAAGCAATCATGCAACAAGCACAACAAACCGTAGAAGTAGAACAAGGACAAGAAATCAAAGACCTGCCTGAAAGCATAGAAGACTCAAGTTCAGGATACACAAAAACAGGAACAGTATACACAGACCCTAAAACGGGAAGACAATACATGACCACCTCCTAA
- a CDS encoding MotA/TolQ/ExbB proton channel family protein codes for MATTIPGGDILSGILNVIAQSLLLPVMILLVIFIIFAVIEIGGILAEYTGRKKITGEEKETVIKKIAQSKTSDEICQIITTTKLNQYDKEVLTSIAKLDRTYYDKQTREILARNMLETQESKMLGSLTKVDIVAKVGSGCGLLGTIIPMGPGLAALGLGDMQTLTANLTTAFNTTTAGLAAGTVCYVIGKIRRKWYHQDINILYDYAETILEVDYNVPKTE; via the coding sequence ATGGCAACAACCATACCCGGAGGAGATATTCTTTCAGGAATACTTAACGTCATAGCACAAAGCTTACTATTACCAGTAATGATTCTGCTAGTAATATTCATAATATTCGCAGTAATAGAAATTGGAGGAATATTAGCAGAATACACGGGAAGAAAGAAAATCACGGGAGAAGAAAAAGAAACAGTAATCAAAAAAATAGCACAATCAAAAACATCAGACGAAATCTGTCAAATAATAACCACCACCAAACTAAACCAATACGACAAAGAAGTACTAACATCAATAGCAAAACTAGACAGAACATACTATGACAAACAAACAAGAGAAATACTAGCAAGAAACATGCTAGAAACACAAGAATCCAAAATGCTAGGATCACTAACAAAAGTAGATATAGTAGCAAAAGTAGGATCAGGATGCGGACTACTAGGAACAATCATCCCAATGGGACCAGGACTAGCAGCACTAGGACTAGGAGACATGCAAACACTAACAGCAAACCTCACAACAGCATTCAACACAACCACAGCAGGACTAGCCGCAGGTACAGTATGCTACGTAATAGGAAAAATAAGAAGAAAATGGTACCACCAAGACATAAACATATTATATGATTATGCAGAAACAATCCTAGAGGTAGATTACAATGTCCCTAAGACGGAGTAG
- a CDS encoding DUF2162 domain-containing protein — protein MLEQFLQYGILAAVLVFGVKIGLALGFSGIKRKTVGLILVGYAIGLLILSYICQPYTQQVYEIVYGYSGAIFAIIALIIVITGFKTIYDWQVTEKDVGSATCMAVVAPCPCCFGAILASVILVAPVAGVSTVTLGAFSAIALVIVMGITYLLSSTIVKKINKPYPLVLGNFMIFIGIYFVLCLMILPNISLLVDGTTIELQSSGQVLMMIVVLLIMILFGALIAKRRSYLLKY, from the coding sequence ATGCTTGAACAATTCTTACAATACGGCATACTAGCTGCAGTACTTGTATTCGGTGTGAAAATAGGACTGGCACTAGGATTTTCCGGAATAAAAAGAAAAACAGTCGGACTAATCCTAGTAGGTTATGCAATAGGACTCCTAATACTATCCTACATATGTCAACCATACACCCAACAAGTATACGAAATAGTATACGGATATAGTGGAGCAATATTCGCCATCATAGCACTAATAATTGTTATAACAGGATTTAAAACAATCTACGACTGGCAAGTAACTGAGAAGGACGTGGGATCAGCAACATGCATGGCAGTTGTAGCACCATGCCCATGCTGTTTTGGAGCAATACTAGCATCAGTAATACTAGTGGCACCAGTAGCAGGGGTGTCAACAGTCACACTAGGAGCTTTCTCAGCAATAGCCCTAGTCATAGTGATGGGAATAACATACCTACTATCATCAACAATAGTAAAAAAAATAAACAAACCATACCCATTAGTACTGGGAAATTTCATGATATTCATAGGAATATACTTTGTCCTATGCCTAATGATACTACCAAACATTTCATTACTAGTTGATGGAACAACAATCGAACTACAATCATCAGGCCAAGTACTAATGATGATAGTAGTACTACTAATAATGATACTATTCGGAGCACTAATAGCAAAAAGAAGAAGCTATCTACTAAAATATTAA
- a CDS encoding right-handed parallel beta-helix repeat-containing protein yields MKIFLHANKKALLIMITIILITTITCVSAVDENTTIHKNKTITKNIQQTTKTENNQIYLNQDNYQEYKNYEYPENTQIIINDTINDAEFNIYNKNISITGNEGATLSNSHIEVFDDGNIRLSNITFTTNDESKYTQVLMIETDNNILENLKFNEYRSTADRREYYRSINLYGDNNTIINCTFDVTQPSKHINWDTFSAECPFETIAIHGNKNNISNNSLFIQEGEEKDYPFGTIFAISVRGDNNTIDSNNILMQGTLYLYGVRIYQSNNTVSNNNIEVNSIRYANGIAIESPQSGVTGNNKLVNNTVHVTTQNSTIPGEPSSPGLVDAAYAIMITEYKYTGGGLYTGEKSNTIDNIIEGNTITGESSQMYAIELFGGKGTTISSNNIRSVGVSAMGIAGGGAGTKIIGNRMEVYGQTNQTFYSADYYKPQTGGINLQYGTGTTITGNVIITDNGPAIRSLGEGDTLISDNIIDVNNNEVAIDINGPRGLTAIIGNAITNLADQIINGGASSGNFDPNLIPTDPEPSNPETDETNKTETPENGTETPENSTVTPEQNDTEVPENSTVTPEQNDTEVPENSTVTPEQNDTEVPENSTVTPEQNDTEVPENSTVTPEQNDTEVPENSTVTPEQNDTEVPENNTEIPEPEENQTEVLVPEENQTVVPEPEPQQNQTEVPQPEIEENTTEIPVIEEEQKNPEEPKENKTQEENKEEQKDQESEENNTSTEVENNETTDTKTNTTTIPDIIIENTTVTPTENSTQPAQGELVEDMEVINGTQQVVNDTTSAGEKPDDSKDSDDSTDPVEPQQPQQPESQESENSESEDTSNQESKPNQEEQQSSSAGKDNAVATTATIDSSKVYEITQKLPDDLMPEHPEIIIVLLLTLCAAFTYGYLKKR; encoded by the coding sequence GTGAAAATTTTCTTACATGCTAATAAAAAAGCATTACTAATCATGATAACAATAATACTCATAACAACAATAACCTGTGTATCCGCAGTAGACGAAAACACAACAATACACAAAAACAAGACAATCACAAAAAACATACAACAAACAACAAAAACAGAAAACAATCAAATATACCTAAACCAGGACAACTACCAAGAATACAAAAACTATGAATACCCAGAAAACACCCAAATAATAATCAACGACACAATAAACGATGCAGAATTCAACATATACAATAAAAACATTTCGATCACAGGAAATGAAGGAGCAACACTATCCAACAGTCACATAGAAGTATTTGATGACGGAAATATACGCCTATCAAACATCACATTCACAACAAACGATGAAAGCAAATACACACAAGTACTAATGATAGAAACAGACAACAACATACTAGAAAACCTAAAATTCAATGAATATAGGTCAACAGCAGACAGAAGAGAATACTACAGGTCAATCAACCTATACGGTGACAATAACACAATAATAAACTGTACCTTCGATGTAACACAACCATCAAAACACATAAACTGGGATACATTTTCAGCAGAATGTCCATTCGAAACAATAGCAATACACGGAAACAAAAACAACATAAGCAATAACTCATTGTTCATCCAAGAAGGAGAAGAAAAAGATTATCCCTTCGGAACAATATTCGCAATATCAGTAAGAGGAGACAATAACACAATAGACTCCAACAACATACTAATGCAAGGAACATTATACCTATACGGAGTAAGAATATACCAATCCAACAACACAGTTTCCAACAATAACATAGAAGTAAACTCAATAAGATACGCAAACGGAATAGCAATCGAAAGCCCACAAAGTGGAGTCACAGGAAACAACAAACTAGTCAACAACACAGTACATGTAACCACACAAAACTCAACAATACCTGGAGAACCATCTTCCCCAGGCCTTGTAGATGCTGCATATGCAATAATGATAACCGAATACAAGTATACTGGTGGAGGACTCTACACCGGAGAAAAATCAAACACTATAGATAACATCATAGAAGGAAACACAATCACTGGTGAATCCTCACAAATGTATGCAATAGAACTATTCGGAGGAAAAGGCACAACAATATCATCTAACAACATCCGATCAGTAGGAGTATCAGCTATGGGAATAGCAGGAGGAGGAGCAGGAACCAAAATAATTGGTAACAGAATGGAAGTATATGGTCAAACAAACCAAACATTCTACTCAGCCGACTACTATAAACCACAAACAGGTGGAATAAATCTACAATATGGAACAGGAACAACAATAACAGGTAACGTAATAATAACAGACAATGGACCAGCAATCAGAAGTCTTGGAGAAGGAGATACACTAATAAGCGACAACATCATAGATGTAAACAACAATGAAGTGGCAATAGACATAAATGGTCCAAGAGGATTAACAGCAATTATTGGAAATGCAATAACCAATTTAGCAGACCAAATAATCAATGGTGGAGCCTCCTCTGGAAACTTTGATCCAAACCTTATACCAACAGATCCAGAACCATCAAATCCAGAAACTGACGAAACAAACAAAACTGAAACACCAGAAAATGGCACTGAAACACCTGAAAACAGTACTGTAACACCGGAACAAAATGACACTGAAGTTCCTGAAAACAGTACTGTAACACCGGAACAAAATGACACTGAAGTTCCTGAAAACAGTACTGTAACACCGGAACAAAATGACACTGAAGTTCCTGAAAACAGTACTGTAACACCGGAACAAAATGACACTGAAGTTCCTGAAAACAGTACTGTAACACCGGAACAAAATGACACTGAAGTTCCTGAAAACAGTACTGTAACACCGGAACAAAATGACACTGAAGTTCCTGAAAACAATACTGAAATTCCAGAACCTGAAGAGAATCAGACAGAAGTACTGGTACCTGAAGAGAATCAGACAGTCGTTCCAGAGCCTGAACCACAACAAAATCAGACAGAAGTACCTCAACCAGAAATAGAAGAAAATACTACAGAAATTCCAGTAATAGAAGAAGAACAAAAAAATCCTGAAGAACCAAAAGAAAACAAAACTCAAGAAGAGAACAAAGAAGAACAAAAGGACCAAGAATCAGAAGAGAACAATACAAGCACTGAAGTTGAAAACAATGAGACCACAGATACAAAAACCAACACAACAACAATCCCTGATATTATAATCGAAAATACAACAGTCACACCAACAGAAAACAGTACACAACCAGCACAAGGTGAACTGGTTGAAGACATGGAAGTAATAAATGGTACTCAACAAGTGGTAAATGATACAACAAGTGCTGGTGAAAAACCAGATGACAGCAAAGATAGTGATGATTCTACAGATCCAGTAGAACCACAACAGCCACAGCAACCAGAAAGTCAGGAGTCAGAAAATTCAGAGTCTGAAGACACATCCAATCAGGAAAGTAAACCTAACCAGGAAGAGCAACAATCATCTAGTGCAGGTAAGGATAATGCCGTTGCAACAACTGCAACCATAGACAGTTCCAAGGTTTATGAAATTACTCAGAAGTTACCTGATGATTTGATGCCTGAACATCCTGAAATAATTATTGTATTATTGTTAACATTATGTGCAGCTTTCACATATGGTTATCTTAAAAAGAGATAA